gatttgtttttatttgaagtatatttgagttttgaatttttagaaaTGTTTTACATAGCAtgaattttggatattgatgAATTTTTGTCCTTTTAGAACtgttagatttgagttttgaaataaaatgaaagaaagtTACAGGGTCAGGGCTGGATAAGGTTCAGCCTTTTAATATTAACTAGGTGAATACCCGCGCTACGCTGCGGGTTTTTCCactgtatataattttttcaaaaaatcatgtttttttgtttaaattatagACTTTAGTTGTGAAGTTTAACTACAATGCTTTGAGAAACTTAACTACAATGTTttgatttacatatataatatgttttagtgtcatttttttttttttccaaattcaaatGCTTAGACTGTTAATATCTAGATTCTCAATGCCGGCTTAGTTTTTGGAAGAGTTTTGTTTCTTGCAACTGTATTTCACCATTATATTCTTCTACcgaattataataaaattatttctttacatatgtatgataatatatatatatatgtatattctcaTGCCAAAAAATTGTTAGATATCAAAACTTATGTTTACTTTTGCTAAACAAataagcaagaaacaaaagtcTATAATAAGAATCCTTTAATACAACAAGAATCCTTTAATGTTAAATAGATAGTATGATGACATTATTTATTAACCCATGTATGAATACTTgaataaatagttaaatactataaataataATCGAGAATTCCTTTGACAAAGCTGAAGCAAGAAAACCAACGTCCAATAGTTATGTAGAATATGTTATACATCCAAGTGACTTTTTGGGATGAGATCAATTGTAAAGTTTGAAAGTGTGTTGCTTTGTAGAATTTTTGGACCAGCCCCAACTATGTTTTAGATGGTGAGGCTTTTTTTATCTCAAATCTAATGTTCACACATATACACAAATGCATCAATACAAAGGCACATacattcattcattcacatgGAGTTATATAAAGTGATGAAGATCATGTGAGAGAGCACCTTACTATTGTTGCTGCTTCTAGTGGTAATAGCCAAGTCCAAGTTCATACGAGgaattacaatttacaaacatCCCGAAGACGAGAACGAAGCATGTATAGGacctgaaatatatattaaaatgtttagaaaaaCGTGTTAATATTTATCGAAATATGATAACACTGACAATCTCGAAACTATTTGTTAAAACTCATATTTCTAAATACATATTTAAGTATGTGAAAATCTTCTTAATGACCTTCGCTTATGATATGTTGCAGGTATTATCCATAGCACCATTCACCATACTTTTACGAGAAtacgaaattaaaaacacatGACATGACACATCAAAAGTAagccaaattcaaaaaaatgatGATTGAAAGTCATCAAattagtagatatatatatatgttctctgCAATACCATTTTTCTTAGCAATATGACCAATTAACTTGATCAAAGCCTGGTCACCTACTTATAGACGAATCTCAACAAGAATCTGCCTCTAAAACTATAACGTGACGCCTTGACCCTTTACTCACAACATCAAAATAAACAGCATCAGAGAGAAGCGATGATGGCCAATGCATAAAAAATGTGATTTATTACTCAATATGTCGATCAAAcatgttttgtgtgattctcattttcacataaacattaaaaaaaaaaagttatattgaGGATTGTGACCAAGCCGATATGATTCACACAAAACTTTGTATCTGGAGCACACAATTGAGATTTTCTAACCTTAAAAGTATTAGTATGAGAGGAGATAAATTGAATATGCATGTAGTGTCTATGTGAGTTGGAGTTTCAAAACCGTCTTCTCTTGTCCATCATTCACCAATTCCcaattcattttctttctctactGCAACCAATATTAGAAGCATCTTgctttcaacttttaaaaaccaaaaatccaatTCCTAACTGTTGACAATGCTTCTAGTTTCCGTAGTCATTGtattcttctttgataaattaACATTTCTCAAGTTTTATAAGTGATGGCCCTATGATTGTGAAGATGAGAAAATGAGAACAATAAATGTTTTTCTGATTTATTGTGATTTTATTGAGAAGTGACATTAAAGATAATGAAATGGGTGAAATAATGAAGATGAAAGGCAATGATCAGGAAGGGAACAGACTATTGTTTAATTACATTTTGATTATCCACATGACATATTTTCAAGTGCTGATGTGTCAGAATGATGGAGAGAGTTGAgcaactttcataatatagattttaCAAGGCTTTTTACATATTCAAGGTTTTGAAGGGCTGAGTTTATATAGGGCTAGGACTGGACAGGGCTTAAAAATCCTTTTTAACATCCCTAGTATTGAGCCTCAGCCTAGCACAAGAAATTCCTTCATCATGGTTTGGAATAAGCCCATACTGGAGGAGTGACGTATTGGTtagcataaaaagaaaatttcacgTTACTTATGAAATCGAACATCtgggtttgtttgatttgtgatAACCGAACCTAACTGAACTGGTTTGTTTGGTTATCGGTTAGTTAAAGTATTTCTAAATAAATAGTTGCCAAAAAGAAACTCGTAAGGTTCTCGGGTCAAAACCAAAATTCAGAATCgattatttttagttacatTTGGATATTATTGATTAATTTGATTCGGTTAAATTAGGTATTGGTGAAACATCAAAACAATTCCCCGAACCGAAagcaaacaaatccaaattaaacATGTTTTGATCGGTTAAACCGAGAGAACCAAAACGGTTAACCAAAAAGTCTCAGTTTGAGTCAAAATCTCACCATGAAATAAATGAATCAGCTGTGGTCGGTCGGTATTTCGGGTGATTGCAAGTTGCAACTGTGATCTACCATTAGTTTAGCTTAAGTTTAACCAGTAAAAATTTTAAGCATCGCGTGAATAAAACGGTTTCAATTATTCTGACTTGTTAAGATTGGttctaaaaataatttgttaaggACTTTCAAACTGTGTAGGTATTAGACTTTATTAAACTGGAGTACATGACAAAAAGAACCGAACACCAAAAAGTACAAACGAtggttattacttattacagTAAACTGCTGTCTTAAAAAGATTCGGTATATCCACCCGCGAACAAAAGGAATCANNNNNNNNNNNNNNNNNNNNNNNNNNNNNNNNNNNNNNNNNNNNNNNNNNNNNNNNNNNNNNNNNNNNNNNNNNNNNNNNNNNNNNNNNNNNNNNNNNNNNNNNNNNNNNNNNNNNNNNNNNNNNNNNNNNNNNNNNNNNNNNNNNNNNNNNNNNNNNNNNNNNNNNNNNNNNNNNNNNNNNNNNNNNNNNNNNNNNNNNNNNNNNNNNNNNNNNNNNNNNNNNNNNNNNNNNNNNNNNNNNNNNNNNNNNNNNNNNNNNNNNNNNNNNNNNNNNNNNNNNNNNNNNNNNNNNNNNNNNNNNNNNNNNNNNNNNNNNNNNNNNNNNNNNNNNNNNNNNNNNNNNNNNNNNNNNNNNNNNNNNNNNNNNNNNNNNNNNNNNNNNNNNNNNNNNNNNNNNNNNNNNNNNNNNNNNNNNNNNNNNNNNNNNNNNNNNNNNNNNNNNNNNNNNNNNNNNNNNNNNNNNNNNNNNNNNNNNNNNNNNNNNNNNNNNNNNNNNNNNNNNNNNNNNNNNNNNNNNNNNNNNNNNNNNNNNNNNNNNNNNNNNNNNNNNNNAAAAATCTCTGTACGCATAAACGCAGAAGAAGCGGTGGCTCTGAGCCGGCGAAGTTTCATCTCTCATCCCTAAAATTTTCATGTCCATCTTGCCTTCACCGCATAACCAAGGTCACAATTCGTCTTCTTCTAATACAGATTCCTCTCTAAACCCTAGCTCTGACCATGGCGacaactcttcttctctctctcctcttcccaCCTCTCCTCCTTCCCGGATCTCTTCCACCGGAACTCGATTCGTCGGACATTCTGAACCCACTCCTTATTTCTCCGGTAAGGAAGATTGATTGATAAACTCTCACCTTACCCctaaatttttagggtttttttctaCATTGAACTCGTTAATTTGGTtgagtttttagggttttttttgtacGTTGAAAGGCAGTTAATTTGGTTGAGTTTTGATTtgggtttttagggtttctttgaAAAAATTCAGCTTTTTAATAATATCTCACTTCTTTGtctcaattttgaattttttgaacTGTAGAGCCGATTGCTGCAGCTGAGGAGGGACATAGCCGTGGATCCTCCAAAGAGGTAAACTTTAGTTGCTTTCTCAGTAAAGGATGAGTCTTTTAAGTCTACTCtgcttttcatttttgttgaaTGGTCGGTTCGTTGTTGTTTCTATGCTCTGCAGATGACGCAAATTGGAGCAGGGAAGGAGAGTTTTTCCCCACCTAATGCTGATAAACGTGACCATTTCCGATATGATGGTCGAAGGAATAGGTCTAGAGGAAGAGGTACTGGAGGAGCtgctggttcttcttcttctcaattgcAGCATAACACCGGGCATTATAATTCTCCTAGAGGCGGTGTTACGCATCATAATCCAACTGGTAGAAGAGCTAATATCATAAGTGGGAACCATTTACTGAATTTTCAGTATGATCCGATTTCGCCGCCACAATCTAGGGGTCCTCCTCCGCCTCAAAGAAAGCAACAGTACAAGGGAAGGCCTTATAACAAGGATATGTTTCTTAAGGCCAATTACAAGTTTGTTGTGTTGGATACTGGAGATCATTCTCCTGATTCTATGGATCCTGACAAAACGCTGCAGTGGGATAATATTATTTGTGTCAGGTTTTCTACTCCGTCTCCTGTTCACTGTCCGATTTGCTTGGAGTATCCTCTATGTCCGCAGATAACTTCCTGTGGGCATATCTTCTGTTTCCCGTGTATTCTACAGTATCTGTTGACTGGTGTGGATAACCACAAGGCAGATTGCTTCAAGAGGTGTCCATTGTGCTTCGTGATGATTTCTCCAAGAGAGTTATACACTGTTTATATTGAAAACGTTAAGCAGTATTCTGTAGGAGATCCCGTCGAGTTTGTACTTTTGACCCGCAAGAAATATTCTTTTGCTCCCACCCGAAAAGTTGAGTATGACTCGACTGTTACTAGTGGTGATAATGAGATATATGATCCGTTTTCAAAGTTCATTTTCACCCAAGATGTTGATCTTTCTGTCAAACAAGCAGTTTCAGAGTTAGATTCTTGGATTACAAAGGCAGATCCTGGACTCGTCGAAGACATGGAGAAGCACCTATATGTAAATGCTGCTTTGGATCGTTTGGAGCAGAGAAAAATGTACTGGAATGAGCATAGGCTCTCTAATTACAGCAAATTGAATACACCAGCTAGAAATCAGACACAATCATCTTCACCTCCTGATGTTTCTCGAGTTGGTTATCAAGCACCAAGCTGGGCGCATGGAGCAACAGCTAGCGGTTCCAACAATCAAGAGAAATCAATTGAAGATTCTTCAGTAGATAAGTCAGATGGGGAATCACAATTTAGTTTGGAAAAGAGTTGGGATAATGGTCGTCCTCTAGAAGACCAAGACGCACCATCATCTTCCTCATATAATGGTAGCAAAGGTTTCCTGTCGCACCAAAATAACACCAAAGACCTGAAGGACAACGATGCATACAACTTTTATCAGGTAATGAGTTTCTGATGCATACTGTTGTGTTTGCATAAAGTACTAATGAGCTGCATGAGGATTGTTCATTGTTCCATTGCTATGGGCTGGTCGTTTAATATAACAGAGTCAGAttcttttatatgaaaataaatgttaataataatCTAGGGTGTTTTGTTGATATCAAAAGTAATTGTGGTGGTTTTATCTGTAAGATGCTCAAGTTGTCTTACCTTTGTGCTCTGGTTGTTTACCTATACAGTCTGTTGATGGTCAGCACATTATCCTTCACACTTTAAATGTGAAGTGCCTTCTGCATCACTATGGCAGCTATGACTTTCTTCCACCAAGGTAAGAGTCCATGTCTTTTATGCATCACAATTCTCGTATGCCAAAGACTAGGGAATAGGTTGCAATGGAAGTTTATTGTTGTCTAATCTTTTTTGCATGGATTTGTGATACTGATTCAAAAGTCTATGATGTATGGCTTCTTATTTTATGAAATCAGGCATTGGTGATCGATAGAAAGATTGAATTGTTGTTATTCAGTatgaaaatcaataaaattgttCAGCGAAAAAGTTATCCTCTGTAGTTTGTTATTCCAGTTGTGTTCTGATTCCAATCCATGAAATGACAGAGTGAGTGGAAAGATACTGGAAATGGAGACTGTTACCCAGTCGGAAGCCATAAGGAGACGTTACCGCTTcttgagtcatttttctttaaCAACTACATTTCAGGTTTATTTTCCATTGGTTGCTCCTATCTTCCGCACATGTTATTCATTTGGTTCTATCTTCAGCAAATGTTGCTATGTG
The sequence above is drawn from the Camelina sativa cultivar DH55 chromosome 4, Cs, whole genome shotgun sequence genome and encodes:
- the LOC104779887 gene encoding RING finger protein 10, giving the protein MSILPSPHNQGHNSSSSNTDSSLNPSSDHGDNSSSLSPLPTSPPSRISSTGTRFVGHSEPTPYFSEPIAAAEEGHSRGSSKEMTQIGAGKESFSPPNADKRDHFRYDGRRNRSRGRGTGGAAGSSSSQLQHNTGHYNSPRGGVTHHNPTGRRANIISGNHLLNFQYDPISPPQSRGPPPPQRKQQYKGRPYNKDMFLKANYKFVVLDTGDHSPDSMDPDKTLQWDNIICVRFSTPSPVHCPICLEYPLCPQITSCGHIFCFPCILQYLLTGVDNHKADCFKRCPLCFVMISPRELYTVYIENVKQYSVGDPVEFVLLTRKKYSFAPTRKVEYDSTVTSGDNEIYDPFSKFIFTQDVDLSVKQAVSELDSWITKADPGLVEDMEKHLYVNAALDRLEQRKMYWNEHRLSNYSKLNTPARNQTQSSSPPDVSRVGYQAPSWAHGATASGSNNQEKSIEDSSVDKSDGESQFSLEKSWDNGRPLEDQDAPSSSSYNGSKGFLSHQNNTKDLKDNDAYNFYQSVDGQHIILHTLNVKCLLHHYGSYDFLPPRVSGKILEMETVTQSEAIRRRYRFLSHFSLTTTFQICEIDMRDSLPPDAFAPFIDEIKKREKQRKDRARKEQKDKIKAEVAAAAELVVPLMASFGQSSHNDFPPYSLDDFEALGNSAPISSSPPNIRERNSFSHVTRHGFAAGHDSPNLNNDATNVQSSSSSEVANATTGARTTNMTSFASVTSRTTTPSVPAATIKEPGKRGKKQSRVLLSTTSVRRY